GCAGCATATCCGTTTCTGCAAGATGTGGTACTGGCGATCGTCGGCGGTATAGGCGCACTGGTGAGTGCCCTGGTGGCAGAGGACTCGGCGCGAATCCGGCAGCTTTTTTCGATCGGTGAATGGGTGTCGGTGATTCCAGACAACTGGATCGGTGCGCTGCTCGCTTCGCCGGCGGTCGCCGCAGTGTTGAAGGGTATACGCGCCTTCGGTCTTTCTCCTCAGCGCCTGATCGCCTTCGATTCGTCCGAGAGCGGTAAAAAGAGCGGTCTGGATCCAGGGGCGCGGTCACGTTTTGCCCAGGAGTTTCAGGATGTGGCGGCCAGTCTGGACCTGGGGGCCATGGTGATCTTTATCGATGATCTGGACCGATGCAGCAAGGAAAACGTGGTCGAGATACTGGAGACCATCAATTTTCTGGCAGTCTCCGGACGGTGTTTCATTATTTTGGGCATGGCTCGCCAGTGGGTGGAGACCTGCGTGGCCCTTCAATTCAAGGAGTTGGCTGAAGAGACGGGAAACGAACAGGGTGGCAGCGGGGACGGCTTCGTCCACCGCAGGCAGTTTGCCCGACAGTACCTGGAAAAACTGATCAACATCGAAGTGCCTGTGCCGCTTCCCCCACCGGATGCCACCCGGGCTCTACTGACACCTCCAATTAAAGCTCTGGGTTCACCGATGGCCCGCTTTTTGTCCACCCTCGGCAAGGGATCGAAAAAATACGCGCCGGTGATCTGCCTGGCGGTGTTGGCCCTGTTGGCGGTGGGGCTTCAGGATCTGCTCGTTCCTATGACGCCCTCTGAAAAACCCCCGACGCAAGAGGAGCTGCTGGTACTACCGGCGCATACGCAACAGGGAGAGCTGGTTCTGGAAGAGGGGCGCATTCGAATTCCCCTGAATGAGAACACAGACATGCCGGGTGTGCCCGATGGCCGGCCACTGGAGCTCGTGCTCAAGGGAACGCCCCGGGTGCTTGAAGAAGGCCTTGCCATCGGCAAAATCGGCAAGGACGATCGCACCGCCGAACTGGTGTTGCGGTATCGACCTCAAGATGTTCCCAAAACAACCCTCTCCCCAGCCAGGGGCGAACAACCGTTGGGTCAGCCGCCGAAAGAGAGAAAAATAGATGCCGCGGATTTCATGCCGGGAGCCGAGGACAACAGTCAGACCGGTCAATGGATGGCCTTGTTGGCCGGTATCGGGTTGCTGGCCATCGGTACGCTCTACATGGTGCAGCGGCCCCAGCGCTTCACCGCAGACTCAAAGAACTTCCGCGATGCCCTGGCGATCTGGCATCCCTGGATTGTTCTGGTTCGACGCACGCCGCGCACCATTAAACGCTTTCTCAACCGGTTGCGCTATGTGGCCATGCGGTTGAAATTCGAACCGAAGCGGCTCAGCTTGTGGGATAGCATGAAATCCAAGGTTCTCAGGAAGAGACCAACCCAACTCGGGCCGGTTTCTGTCGAGGGAGTTCCGGAACCGGTACTGGTGGCACTTGGCGCCATCTACCATGTCCAACCCGCCTGGTTGAGGGATGCCGATATTCTTCGGGAAATTTTTTCATCGGATCGCGAGAAGTTGATCCGTCGATTGAAAACCACCTTCCCGGAGCTGACGGACCGATCCGGCGAGCTGCACGGAACCATCGACGCATTGTCCGCGGCCATCAACGAATTTCAAGATACCTTCGGGCAGGATGTGGAGATCCTGATTCAGTATCGGGATTCGTTTCTGTCGGTGTTGGCCGAAACAGGGATGTGAGAAGATTGCCGAATCTATGAGGTTCGACGGCTGTATGGATTCGTTTAGCAGACCAGGCCGGCGGCGGTTAAGCCGCAGGCCTGTTCGCGTTATGGATGCCTTATGAAAGATGCTCTTTGAGAATGCCCAGCATGCGGCGCAGAGGCTCGGCGGCTCCCCAGAGCAACTGGTCTCCTACGGTGAAGGCGGTCAGGTATTGGGGGCCTATATTCAATTTCCGGATGCGGCCCACCGGTACCTCCAGTCTGCCCGAGACTCTGGCCGGCGTCAGTTCGCGCAGGGTGATCTCTTTTTGGTTCGGAACCACCCGCACCCAGGCGTTGTGTTCGGCCAGCATCGCCTCGATTTCATCCAGAGGGACATCCCTGGTCAGCTTGATCGTGAGGGCTTGGCTGTGACAGCGCATGGCGCCGATCCTGACACAGAGGCCGTCGATGGGAACAGGGGTGTTTTCACGGCCCAGAATCTTATTCGTCTCGGCCATGCCCTTCCACTCTTCACGCGTCTGCCCGTTTTCCATGGGGCGGTCGATCCAGGGAATCAGGCAGCCGGCCAGCGGCGCGCCGAAATTTTCAGTGGGGAAATCTTCTCGGCGCAGCGTTTCCGACACATTCCGATCGATTTCGAGGATGGCGGATGCCGGGTCTGAGATTAAATCGCAGGCATGTTGACCGATCACCTGCATCTGGCAAACCAGTTCGCGCATGTTCTGGGCGCCCGCACCCGAGGCCGCCTGGTAGGTCATCGAGGTCATCCATTCGACCAGGTTGTTGGCAAATAGACCGCCGAGCCCCATCAGCATCAGGGAGACGGTACAATTGCCGCCGATGAAGTCTTTGACCCCGGCGGCGAGTGCCTCCTTGATGACGTGGAGGTTGACGGGGTCGAGGATGATCACGCTGTTTTTTTCCATCCGCAAGGTCGAGGCCGCGTCGATCCAGTATCCATTCCATCCACTCTGGCGCAATTTGGGATAGGATGCCTGGGTATAATTCCCGCCCTGGCACGACACGATGATATCCATCTGCTTGAGGCGTTCAATATCGTTTGCATCTTCCACGGGACCGGTTTCATGACCGATCCAAGGGCCCGGTTGTCCGGCCTGTGAAGTGGAAAAGAAAACAAAGTTAAAATTTGCAAAATCATTTTCGCTTCGCATGCGCTCCATGAGCACCGAACCGACCATTCCGCGCCAGCCGACAAATCCGACCGTTAGCATGGTGTTTCTCCTTTTTTAGAGCGATTCATTGTAAACCCACTTCATTAGGGTGACTCCTTAAAATTGTCAAGATGATTGTCGGCCAAAAGCGCATGAATTTCTTGGTATTCCCGCCAGTTCTTGTCGGAAAGGGTGACCCTGTGCTATGTCGATGCCATCATCGCCGAAGAGACGCGATGCTTTTTTCGGCGACATGGGAGATAGGAGAGATGGAAACGCCAACTGAGCTGAAAGAGGTCGTCATACCGCCCGAGCGCGCCGTGTTCTGGATGGATCGATTCGGTCGATGGTGCAATGAAAGTGGCCGGTTCAGACATAAAAAGTTGATC
This Desulfatitalea tepidiphila DNA region includes the following protein-coding sequences:
- the asd gene encoding aspartate-semialdehyde dehydrogenase encodes the protein MLTVGFVGWRGMVGSVLMERMRSENDFANFNFVFFSTSQAGQPGPWIGHETGPVEDANDIERLKQMDIIVSCQGGNYTQASYPKLRQSGWNGYWIDAASTLRMEKNSVIILDPVNLHVIKEALAAGVKDFIGGNCTVSLMLMGLGGLFANNLVEWMTSMTYQAASGAGAQNMRELVCQMQVIGQHACDLISDPASAILEIDRNVSETLRREDFPTENFGAPLAGCLIPWIDRPMENGQTREEWKGMAETNKILGRENTPVPIDGLCVRIGAMRCHSQALTIKLTRDVPLDEIEAMLAEHNAWVRVVPNQKEITLRELTPARVSGRLEVPVGRIRKLNIGPQYLTAFTVGDQLLWGAAEPLRRMLGILKEHLS